From the genome of Triticum aestivum cultivar Chinese Spring chromosome 3B, IWGSC CS RefSeq v2.1, whole genome shotgun sequence, one region includes:
- the LOC123068504 gene encoding uncharacterized protein, translating into MALRTVAAKLKAPVASLKQAWAVCRPQAKHPLEGLNVDPLTLQEMKALERAVRAGEMKQTLVTIGFMGCLTGTVVHVLHSDLAAREATAEADAEAAVREVLESLDSDVNAVGTNKD; encoded by the exons ATGGCGCTGCGCACCGTTGCCGCGAAGCTGAAGGCCCCCGTCGCCTCTCTCAAGCAGGCTTGGGCGGTCTGCCGTCCTCAG GCTAAGCATCCTTTGGAGGGCCTGAATGTTGATCCGCTCACCCT CCAGGAGATGAAGGCCCTCGAGAGGGCAGTTAGGGCAGGCGAAATGAAGCAGACCTTGGTTACCATTGGCTTCATGGGTTGTTTGACTGGTACGGTTGTCCATGTGCTCCATTCAGACTTAGCTGCCCgtgaggcgacggcggaggcggacgcggaggcggcggTACGTGAGgtgcttgaatcgcttgattcagATGTCAATGCGGTTGGTACAAACAAAGACTAA